A genomic segment from Bradyrhizobium sp. ISRA430 encodes:
- the rocF gene encoding arginase, whose protein sequence is MTDRTMTDRARRIALLGAPIDMGASQRGTLMGPAALRTAGLTTLLESLDFEVVDYGDLSVAELADLADRPPAKANHYREIQRWTRMLSCRGYEIAQTGAIPIFLGGDHTLSMGSVNAMARHWRECGRELFVLWLDAHADYNTPETTITANMHGMSAAFLCGEPGLDGLLGEDPRASIDPDRLDLFGTRSIDKLERDLMRARRIRVADMRQIDEFGVAVLIRRVIERVKVRNGVLHVSFDVDFLDPCVAPGVGTTVPGGATYREAHLIMELLHDCGLVGSVDIVELNPFLDERGRTARTAVELIGSLFGQQITDRPTPSNAIAPGE, encoded by the coding sequence GTGACCGACCGGACCATGACGGATCGAGCCCGGCGCATCGCCTTGCTCGGCGCGCCCATCGACATGGGAGCTTCGCAGCGTGGTACCTTGATGGGACCTGCGGCGCTGCGTACCGCCGGCCTTACGACATTGCTCGAGAGCCTCGACTTCGAGGTCGTTGACTACGGCGATCTCTCCGTCGCCGAACTAGCAGATCTCGCCGACAGGCCGCCCGCAAAGGCCAATCACTACCGGGAGATCCAGCGCTGGACGCGCATGCTGAGCTGCCGCGGCTATGAGATCGCGCAGACCGGCGCGATCCCGATCTTTCTTGGCGGTGATCACACGTTGTCGATGGGTTCGGTCAACGCAATGGCTCGCCACTGGCGCGAGTGCGGACGTGAGCTGTTTGTGCTCTGGCTGGATGCGCATGCTGATTACAACACGCCGGAGACGACGATCACGGCCAACATGCACGGCATGTCGGCGGCTTTTTTGTGTGGCGAGCCGGGCCTCGACGGCCTGCTGGGTGAAGATCCGCGTGCCTCGATCGATCCCGACAGGCTCGATCTGTTCGGGACGCGATCGATCGACAAGCTCGAGAGGGATCTGATGCGCGCGCGCCGGATCAGGGTTGCCGACATGCGCCAGATCGACGAGTTCGGCGTCGCCGTGCTGATCCGGCGCGTGATCGAGCGCGTCAAGGTGAGAAACGGCGTGCTGCATGTCAGTTTCGATGTCGACTTTCTCGACCCTTGCGTCGCACCGGGCGTCGGCACCACGGTGCCGGGCGGGGCAACGTACCGCGAGGCACATCTGATTATGGAGCTGCTGCACGATTGCGGGCTGGTAGGGTCGGTCGACATCGTCGAGCTCAATCCATTCCTCGACGAGCGCGGGCGCACTGCCCGCACCGCCGTCGAGCTGATCGGCAGTCTGTTCGGGCAGCAGATCACCGACCGGCCCACGCCGAGCAACGCGATTGCGCCGGGCGAGTGA